In the Leptospira fainei serovar Hurstbridge str. BUT 6 genome, GACCATAAGAGAGATGGAATTAACCCGACTGTTACCATGGAAAATAAGTGGGTGAGAACATGTATGAAAGTTAAACCTATATTCGATTCCTGGAAAGCAGGGCTAAGAATTCCCAAAACATAATAATCCGCCCCTAAATCCTTTAATTGAATCGTGGATTCTTTTGCATTCGGATCCTCTTTAGATACTTGGACGACGGACATGACCTCTTCTATACCCGATTTCTTGACGGCATTGATATACGTTTCAGCAAAGGCTTTTACTTTTTCCGGGGGAATATCTTTTCTGATTCCTTTTACTTTAAAATTCTCGGCGGGCTTTCCAATTTTCTCCGAAAGTTGAATTCGTTGTGAACGATTCACGGTCGCAGTATAGGTCCTACCGGCAGATGTGACTTTATAAGGTAAAAAACCGACAAAGACAACGGACAGGTTTTTTTTCAATGTTATAGGAGGGATATCCGCTTTTGCCTCTTTAAGAATATAATGAGAATTGCACGAAAAAAGAAGAAGGGCGAGCAGAATGCGCGTGGAATTTTTTATACTGAGTTTCATCACTTTATCTAACCCTTTACTTCGGAGATAAAGACAAGAAAAAGAGAAATTCGGACAAATTATAAAAGCCGATTAAAATAAAAAAGCCGCCGAACAATTCGTTCAGCGGCTTTCGTTAACCGACTACTTGCGATCGCAGAAAAATAGTCCTGCTGAATCCCAGCCGACTAAATCTAATATATTAGTTTTTCTTTTCCTTCAATTCCGGAGCTAATTCCGCTAAAGGAATTTTTTCCTTCGGCAGATTTTTATAAACTTCGAATTCATATCCCTTTGAATAATGATCCAAATCGGTCGGTTCGTAGAAATATTTATAATCCTTACGATAACCCCATGCAAAAACGGAATTTTCCGGATTTTGGTTTACGACCAAACATGTCGGACTCACCCAACCTTCCGTCTTTTCGGTTTTTATTCGAACCAATGATCTTGGATGAATGGCATGATTTCTGTAATCATAAACTCTGACTACGGTCCCGACGGCTAATTTTCCGACAACTACCGGATTTTCCTTTTCGTCGGAAAGAATGCCGACCGCCGGTTCCAATCCTTTTTCTAAAGTCGGGCAATTTACATTACCGACAATCTGTGCCGAGCTGGAACATGCAACCAACACGAGGGTCAACGTTCCAAGGATCGCTAAATTAGTTATTCTATTTTTCATGGATCCTTCCTCTATTGGTGATGATGGAGGCAATCTTCCAGCCTCGGATCGCCGACCGGAATCAGCGGAGCTTTTTCCAAACGTTTTAGAAGAACCAGTCCGAACAGACCGATCATTCCGACTACGGAACCTAAACTTGCTATATAACCTCCGAGCGAGAAGTCCACGAAGTTTGCCGGATAGACTAACCAGAAAATTTCCGTCGCTTGGGTAAAAAGAATCCAAACCGCGACTTTCACTAAGAAGTTTATATCTCGTTTATTGGGGCGGTTTAATAGAAGTAGGAAAGGAACCGCAAACTTGATCGCCGGAATTGCCAACGTAAGATATTCCCAACCGCCGGTTAAGCGTTGTTCAAAGAAGAAAGTTTCTTCAGGAATATTCGCGTACCAGATCAGCATGAATTGAGAGAATCCTACGTAAGCCCAAAACACGGTAAAGCCGAGCATGAACTTACCTAAGTCATGAATATGATTTTCATTCACGAGATTTCCCAGATATCCCTTCTTCTTTAGGAAATAGGCCACTACGACGAAGGATGAAAGTCCGGCTTGGTAGGCGGCTGCAAAGCAATAAACTCCGAACATAGTGGAGAACCAATGCGGAGTGAGAGACATGATCACTTCGAAAGAGACGAGCGAGAAAGATAAAGCGAAGAAAACGATAAATCCGCCGGATAACTTCGCATTGAATTGAGTATGCTTTACTTCTTTATCCTTATCTTGTGCGATAGATCTCGTATAGAATAGATAGCCGAATGCGGACCATACTACGCTTAAGAAAATGAGAATTCCCGTGAAGAATCCCATGTTCAGTAACGGTTTTTTATGTTGAAGAAGATGATCGTGCGCGACGGCTTCCTCATGGGTCCATTCGTATAGATCGTGAGCGCCTAAGGTTAGGATGACCAATAATACGCCCGCGACCGGAAGAAACATACCGTATCCCTCCGAGATCCTCCGCAAAGTTACGGGCCAATGTGCTCCCGTGATATGACCAAGCGCAGTAAAAAAGATTCCGGCTATCGAAATACCGAGAATGAAAAAGGTTCCAACCAGATAAGCAGACCAAGCCGGATTGGAATGTCCGCCGTCATGACGTAGATTTTCGTGACCGAAGCCGAAGGCCGCAATCGCGAGACTAACGAGACCGACAATAATCATTCCGATCAGTGCCGTCCTGGTTTTGGAATCCAGCTTATAGTTGATGAGGTTTTGTTCTACCTTAACGTCCATTATTTCTTAGCCGTTTCCTTGTTGGTCTTATTGTCGTGATCCTGAAGCTTCCGGATATAGAGGACGATCTTCCAACGATCTACGGGATCAATCTGTGAAGCGTAACTGTTCATGCGCCCCTTCCCTTCGGTGATCGCGTGATAAATCTGTCCGTCCGAATATGCTTTTGCACTTGCGGATATTAGAGCCGCCATAGGACTTCCGTCACTCTGTCCGGCATTCAATTTCGGAGCCGGTCCCACTACGAAACCGTTTCCGGCGCCACGGACTCCGTGACAAGGACTGCAATAAGTTTGATATTTATCTTCACCGCGTTTAAGATTTGCGAAATCCGCTTTGAAAGGATTTGCAAGACCTTTATTAGGAATTACTGAAATATCCAGACCTTTATATTCGTAAGGAAAGTAACCGACTGGTACGGCGCCCTTAGGAGGAAGACGAACCGCAGAATTGTTCGCAAAGAACGGTTCGGCTTCCTGTGCTTCCCTTGCGATCGAATCGGCCATATCCGGCATGTATTCTAGAGGAGGAGTCTTTGATTCGCAGTTCCATAATAAGAGCGCTGAGAATGAAAGAATGGAAAACTTTTTCAGGGAAATCATTTCGTTTCTCCTATTTCACCGTCTCGACGTATTTAGCGCCCAGACTTTTAATGAACTCGGTGACGGAACTTTCCGAATAGTTTGCTGAGTTGGACGGAATCCAAAGAGCAAACTTATCGTTAGTAATGTCCGGATGTAAGACTTTCCGATTTAACTTCGGCAACTTAGCAAGAATGAAGAGCGCTACAGCCGTGGAAACCCCCGCCATGAAAACGGTGAATTCGAAAGTGATCGGAATGTATGCAAACCAAGCGTTCAAATTTTTGCCGGAGATGTTCAGAGACCAATCATACTTATGAGTTAGGTATTGCATTCCGAACCCTACAACGCAACCGAAGAGCCCCATAAAGAAAGTTACCCAAGGTAATCCTGAACGAGCAAGGCCCATGGCATCGTCGAGTCCGTGAACCGGATACGGAGTCAAACAATCGAATCCGGTGTAACCTTTATCTTTCGTCTTTTTCGCAGCCTCGATAATTTGGGCAGGAGTATCAAATAATCCGAATACTCCCGATTCCGTCTCTTGGAAAGAATGGAATTGTTCTTTAAATGGTTTATACATTAGTGATGACCCCCGTCTTTATGAGGCATAACCGTTTTTATTTCCGCTACTGCAATCACCGGAAGTAATCTACAGAAAAGAAGGAAGAGAGTGAAGAAGATACCGAACGTTCCGAGGAGCATCATGAAATCGTAAACCGTCGGAATATAAACGTCCCAGCTCGAAGGTAAAAAGTCCCTGTGAAGAGTCATTACGATGACGAAACGCTCGAACCACATTCCGATATTTACTATAATCGAAATGATGAACATAACAGGAATGCTGGTCCGTAATTTCTTCCACCAGAAGACCTGCGGAGCAAAAACGTTACAGCTAAACATAATGAAATAAGCCCATCCGTACGGTCCGAACGCTCGGTTTACGAAGGCAAATCCTTCGTATTCGTTACCGGAATACCAGGCCATGAAAAACTCAGTTGAGTAGGCTAATCCTACGATCAAACCGGTTACCATAATCACCTTGTTCATGTTTTCCAGGTGTTTCATAGTGATATAGTCTTTGAGATTAAAGACTTCTCTCGCGATGACCATCAAAGTCACCACCATGGCAAAACCGGAGAAAATGGCTCCTGCAACGAAGTATGGGGGGAAAATGGTCGTATGCCAGCCTGGAAGTATCGATACTGCGAAGTCGAAGGACACGATCGTGTGCACAGAAAGAACGAGCGGAGTGGACAATGCGGCGAGAATCATCGCAACCGTTTCCAAGTGCGACCAAGCTTTATTGGAACCAACCCATCCGAAGGAGAGAATATCGTATACCATTCTACGAACTTTGCCGGTGGCTCTGTCGCGAACAGATGCGATATCCGGAATAAGTCCGATATACCAGAATACTAACGAAATCGTTAAGTAGGTCGAAACTGCAAATGTATCCCAAATCAAGGGGGATCTGAAGTTAACCCAAAGAGGTCCGCGTTCGTTCGGATACGGAAACAACCAATAACCCATCCACGGACGTCCGATGTGGATGATTAACGTCGATGCCGCCGTTAATACTGCAAAGATCGTCATAGCTTCGGCAGCCCGGTTAATACCGGTTCTCCATTCTTGGCGGAATAGATATAGAACAGCAGAAATCAGTGTCCCTGCGTGACCGATACCGATCCAGAATACGAAGTTGACGATAAAGAATCCCCATCCAACAGGATTATTGATCCCCAGGATATAAAGACCTTCATATACAAGGTATCCAATGATACCCAAATCGATTACGGTAATCGTTAAAGCCAAAAGAAAGGCTTTCCACCATAGGGAAGTAGGAAAGGCTTCGACCGGCTTGAGGATATCCTCCGTTACGTCACGAACGGATTTGCCGCCGGTGACCAGGGGCTGGATATCCAGGGCTTCTTTGATTGCGTTAGGTATAGACATAGCGCTTCGTTTTACTCCGGATTAGATCTTGGTTCTGACCCTGGTCAGGTAGGCGACCGCGGGACCGACGTTTAGATATTCTAGCAAGCGATAAGCTCTTGGATCCGCGCTGAGTTTTGCGACTTCGGAAACTTTATCATTTACGTTTCCAAAACTGATCGCGTCGGCCGGACAAGTTTGCTGGCAAGCAGTCTTAAGTTCGCCGTCTTTTAAAGTGCGACCCTCGTTCTTGGCTTGGATCTTTTTTTCGGCGATACGGGAAGAACAGAACGTACACTTTTCCATGACCCCGCGACCACGAACGGTAACTTCCGGGTTAAGACCCAGATAGCGAGGAACTCGTCCGCCTTTATGGGCGCCGGTTTCGTTGTACCAGTGTTGCGCCCAGTTATAGCGACGTACTTTAAACGGACAGTTGTTCGAGCAGTAACGGGTCCCTACACAGCGGTTATAGATCATGTCGTTCGTTCCTTCCGAACCGTGAACGGTTGCCAGAACCGGACAAACCGTTTCGCAAGGAGCGTTTTCGCAATGCTGACACATGACCGGCTGATGAGCGATTTGCAAATCTTCAGGTTTATCGGGATTACCGATATAATAACGATCGATTCGAATCCAATGCATTTCGCGACCGACTCGAACTTCGTCTCTACCTACTGCGGGAATATTATTCTCGACTTGGCAAGCGATTACGCAGGCAGAACAGCCGGTGCAAGCAGTTAAGTCGATACTCATTCCCCAACGGTAGCCGGGATATTCGAATACGGGATTTCCGCCTCGAGCATCGACCAACTTTCCGTCTTTCTTGATTTTCGGGATTTCGGACTCCGCTTTTCCGGAGGCCGGATCATTCCGATAGTCTTCAATCGAAGTGGATTGAATTAAAGGCCGATCAGGATAGCCGAAACCGGGCGATAGCATATGATGGTGCTGAGTACAGGCAAGTTTATATGTCTTTCCGGTCTTCTCAATTGAGGTCACGGAAATTCCGGAGAACACGCCGCTTTCCGATAGAAGGTAGGCGTTCTTTCCTACGCCGTTTCCGACAACACCTGCTGCCGTTCTTCCATAGCCGACTGCAATACCGATCGTATCCTTATGCATACCCGGTTGAATTTGTGCAGGCAATTCGATCGACTGATTCGCAGTTTTTACGATAACAACATCGTTGGATTGAATGCTCTTCTCTTTTGCAAGTTGAGGAGAAATCAAAACGTAGTTGTCCCAAGTTACTTTTGTAACCGGATCGGGAAGTTCTTGTAAAAGAGAGTTGTTTGCGCCTTTACCGTCGCCGATTGCAATCTTCTCGTATAGAGCCAATCGGATTCCGGCAGGCGTTGAAGAAATTTTCTTCAGTGCACCGCGGTTAAATCCGCGGGACGCACCTGTCGCAATCTTACGATCGGATGCTTTTACGGTAGTTCCTACGCGAAGTAAATCTTCCCATTTTTGTTTGGAACCGAGCTTCTTGACCCATGAGTTCTTTAGGTATTCGTAAAATACGCTTTCTCCGCCGAGCGAGCCGCCTGCGAATTGAATCAAGCTATCTTCGAAAGAACGGGAACGGAAAAGAGGCCTGATTGCAGGTTGCTGAATGGAGAAAATTCCTTTCGTTACTTCCTCGTCTCCCCAAGATTCCAAGAAATGCGTGGTAGGTGCCAAGTAATTGGATGCGAGAGCGGTTTCGTCCGCGCGATCCGAAAGACTTACAACCAGCGCGGCTTGGTGAAGAAGGTTTTTCCATTCCTCGCCCGCTTGGTATACCAGGTTGGTATCGTATAAGAAAAGAACCCCAACCTTAGTTTGCTTGAGTTGAGCGCTCAGTTCCTTTAGATTTCCGGAATAATCGGCCAATCCTTCTTTTTTCGGATTGGAATGATCTACGGTTTTTCCGTCATTGTCCAACGCGGAATTCAAGTAGTTCACGAGGATCTGAAGATCCACGGCATCTTTAGTGGCTGCGGAAAGTCCACCCGCAACGACTAACGATTTCCCTTTATTTTGCCAGAGAGCTTTTGCGGTTTTCTTAATATTTTCCGCATCTAATCCAAGCTCTGTAGCCAAACCGGCTAACGTAGCTCCGTTCAGAGCGTCTTTAGTATTAGCTCCCAGTTCTCCTAGGGCGGCAGCGATCGCAAGCGCGAACTTTGTCTGGTCTCCCGGACGAATCGGAAGGCGAAGATCGGCGTTGGATCCCGATAAAGTCGGAATGGATTCCGCCGCAACGTAGAAGTTTACGTCTTTTCCACCCTTTCTGAGATTTCTACGTTTGGAAAAATCTTTCTGGTGCTCAGCTCCTGAAAGCCATCCGCCCATAAAATCACAATCAATGGAGAGAATCGCATTCGCTAAATCAAAATGATAGTTAGGAATTAAGCCTTTTCCGTAAGAAGCCGCCTGACCTTTGGAAACCGCTTCTTCGGCGGAAGTTAAGGAAACTTCGTAATGTTTTCCGCCGCCAACCGCCTTCAAGAACTCGCCGATGAGTCCTTTAGTTGCCGGAGAATCCAATGGGCGAGTTACAATGACTGTTTTGCCTTTGTTTGCATTTAGCGCCTCGCGAACTTTCGAATCTAAAGCCGACCACTCCAATTTGGATTCTTTCCCGCCCTCGATCAGCGCGGGATCTTGCGCGCGATCCGGATCGTATAAATCGAAAATTGCCGCTTGTTCAGTCGCGCCTAAGGCCCCTTGAGAAACCGGATGCTCCGGATTTCCTTCTAACTTTAGAGGTCGACCGTCTCTTGCTTTGACAAGAATCCCGTTTCCACGATGTACGGTTGCGTAATAGTAAGAATGGCCGTGCTTAACGAAATCGTATGTTTCTCCTTCGTCGCCGACTCTCAAGTCCACATAAGGAACGATTTTTTCAACGGGTTTACGGACGCAATTAAGGGAAGTCATCGCTACTCCCGCGCCCATTAATTTAAGGAAAGTTTTTCGGTCGAATTCACCGGATTTAATCCTAGCGATAATCGGATCCGGAGAAGTGAAGAATTCGGAACGTTGGAGTTCCTTCGTCTCTTCCGTTTTATCGCGGAGTTCGAAGGAGAGCCAGTGCGCTTTCTTTTCTTTCTGGAAATTCTTATTATCCATCTGTTATGCTATCTCCTGGTTATCTGTGGCAGGTGGAACAATCGGTTGGAGCATTGTTTTCCCGGTGACAATTCACGCAATACCCCATATTCAAGGACGCGACTTGTTTGACTTTTACCATCTCGGCTACGTTGCCATGACATTGGGAACAGTCTACACCGCGCTGAATATGCCGGGAGTGATTGAACTGAACATGATCGGGAAGGTCATGGACCTTAACCCACTCAAGAGGTTGCTTCTTCTGGTAAGTTTCGATAAGATATTTAATGTCGGGCTTTTGAGTCGCCACCATAGAGTGACAATTCATACACGTCGATGTGTTCGGAACGGTTGCATGAGCTCCCGTTTCCACACCCGTATGACAATATCGGCAATCTACCTTATTGTCTCCGGCATGTATCTTATGGTTAAAGGGTATGGGCTGATCTGGCGAATAGCCCACGTATTTGGAGGGAGAAAAAATCAGGTAGGCCACCGCTGCAATAGCAATGAGCGGAACCGAAAGTTTCAAAGCTTTCTTATTCATTCGTGAAAAGTCCCGTGGAGTCCAAAATAAGGTTTGGAACAAAGATTTCGGCTCGGGTTAAAATTGCAAGTAAACGCCTAAAAACGCGAAGGATTCGGCGATCCTTGCAAAAATTCTTTGAGACTAAGTATCAATTAAAAGCGGGCGAAAAAGAGGAATGATAAACGCAACTTTTTGATTTATCTGCTCCTATAGAGTCGAGAAAAGCGTTCTATGCGCAAAAGATCAGAACGATCGTTCTTAAGAACTTGCATAAAACTTAAAATAGAGGGACGAATATCATAATGAAACGGGCAAAAAAAATTCTGAAATGCGACGATCGAGGACAAATATTTTTTCAATTTCTATCGATTACTCTGTCCGCGTTGACAATAACCTGCTCCGTTGCTGCGGATAGCTCTCCTTTCAACCTCGTAATTTCCAGCTTTAACGCGATGTTCTTATACGATGAAAAGGGAGATACGGGTAAATTTCCGGTAAATCGTCAACCGAGAATACCCGCGGATTTCGAAACGATTCGAGCTTTAGTTCTACAAAATTCACCGGATATAATCGGATTTCAGGAAATCGAAAGCGAGTCGGCAATCAAAATGATTACAAATGAAAACTACAACTGTTCCGCGACCAGAACCCACGGATATTCCCAGGAGGTGGGACTTTGCTGGAAAAAAGCTCTGCCGAATCCGATGTTAAGCGAACTTCCCCAACTTTCGCTCAGACCGGGCTTAAGAAAAGGATTGATGGCGGAGTTTCCTTTTCCGCAGGGAAAATTCACGGTGATTTCCGTGCATCTAAAGGCAGGTCAATCCGCCGAAGACCAGTCGGAACGCCAAGAGCAAATAAAGGTATTGGGTGAAATTTTAGCGAGAAAGAGAAGATTCGTTCTCTTGGGAGACTTTAACGAGAATTTAAAATCGAGACGATCCTCATGGAACATATTGAAAGGAGAACTTCGTTTAACGACGGCAAATTATAAGGCGAAGTCGAATTGTTGGCAGCATAAGAAGGGATTTATCGATTACCTAATTACCGATCAGGAATGGAAGCCGGAAAGCTTTCGACAATTTAAATTTAAAACGGACGACGGACAGTATGACGGAAATCCACCGGAAGAACTAAGACTCTCCGATCATTGTCCGATATCGGGAGAATTGATTTGGAGGAACGATAGAAGCCGTCGCAATTCCTATATTAGAAATTAAAAATGTAAGAACGAGGCCCTCTTTCTTTCCGAAAATTTTAAAGGTGTTAGCCGAAAGCGGCAAATGCGCGCTTAAATCCCTTTCTGTGGGAGCTCCAACAAGAATGGGCGGCCTAAAAATCTCTTGCAAACCGGATGAAAATGTGTTATTGGGTTCGACGGGTACCGCCGCTTGCGCTC is a window encoding:
- a CDS encoding Lp29 family lipoprotein — encoded protein: MKLSIKNSTRILLALLLFSCNSHYILKEAKADIPPITLKKNLSVVFVGFLPYKVTSAGRTYTATVNRSQRIQLSEKIGKPAENFKVKGIRKDIPPEKVKAFAETYINAVKKSGIEEVMSVVQVSKEDPNAKESTIQLKDLGADYYVLGILSPAFQESNIGLTFIHVLTHLFSMVTVGLIPSLLWSDATTKVLVYDKNLNQVWSKEYDSSYFVYRAVWASPNPKGCQAGSGCDFQQFDSVPAFAFKPVLPELESDLVQFLNSK
- a CDS encoding Lsa16 family lipoprotein adhesin; this translates as MKNRITNLAILGTLTLVLVACSSSAQIVGNVNCPTLEKGLEPAVGILSDEKENPVVVGKLAVGTVVRVYDYRNHAIHPRSLVRIKTEKTEGWVSPTCLVVNQNPENSVFAWGYRKDYKYFYEPTDLDHYSKGYEFEVYKNLPKEKIPLAELAPELKEKKN
- a CDS encoding membrane protein, with protein sequence MDVKVEQNLINYKLDSKTRTALIGMIIVGLVSLAIAAFGFGHENLRHDGGHSNPAWSAYLVGTFFILGISIAGIFFTALGHITGAHWPVTLRRISEGYGMFLPVAGVLLVILTLGAHDLYEWTHEEAVAHDHLLQHKKPLLNMGFFTGILIFLSVVWSAFGYLFYTRSIAQDKDKEVKHTQFNAKLSGGFIVFFALSFSLVSFEVIMSLTPHWFSTMFGVYCFAAAYQAGLSSFVVVAYFLKKKGYLGNLVNENHIHDLGKFMLGFTVFWAYVGFSQFMLIWYANIPEETFFFEQRLTGGWEYLTLAIPAIKFAVPFLLLLNRPNKRDINFLVKVAVWILFTQATEIFWLVYPANFVDFSLGGYIASLGSVVGMIGLFGLVLLKRLEKAPLIPVGDPRLEDCLHHHQ
- a CDS encoding c-type cytochrome produces the protein MISLKKFSILSFSALLLWNCESKTPPLEYMPDMADSIAREAQEAEPFFANNSAVRLPPKGAVPVGYFPYEYKGLDISVIPNKGLANPFKADFANLKRGEDKYQTYCSPCHGVRGAGNGFVVGPAPKLNAGQSDGSPMAALISASAKAYSDGQIYHAITEGKGRMNSYASQIDPVDRWKIVLYIRKLQDHDNKTNKETAKK
- a CDS encoding DUF3341 domain-containing protein, yielding MYKPFKEQFHSFQETESGVFGLFDTPAQIIEAAKKTKDKGYTGFDCLTPYPVHGLDDAMGLARSGLPWVTFFMGLFGCVVGFGMQYLTHKYDWSLNISGKNLNAWFAYIPITFEFTVFMAGVSTAVALFILAKLPKLNRKVLHPDITNDKFALWIPSNSANYSESSVTEFIKSLGAKYVETVK
- the nrfD gene encoding NrfD/PsrC family molybdoenzyme membrane anchor subunit; this translates as MPNAIKEALDIQPLVTGGKSVRDVTEDILKPVEAFPTSLWWKAFLLALTITVIDLGIIGYLVYEGLYILGINNPVGWGFFIVNFVFWIGIGHAGTLISAVLYLFRQEWRTGINRAAEAMTIFAVLTAASTLIIHIGRPWMGYWLFPYPNERGPLWVNFRSPLIWDTFAVSTYLTISLVFWYIGLIPDIASVRDRATGKVRRMVYDILSFGWVGSNKAWSHLETVAMILAALSTPLVLSVHTIVSFDFAVSILPGWHTTIFPPYFVAGAIFSGFAMVVTLMVIAREVFNLKDYITMKHLENMNKVIMVTGLIVGLAYSTEFFMAWYSGNEYEGFAFVNRAFGPYGWAYFIMFSCNVFAPQVFWWKKLRTSIPVMFIISIIVNIGMWFERFVIVMTLHRDFLPSSWDVYIPTVYDFMMLLGTFGIFFTLFLLFCRLLPVIAVAEIKTVMPHKDGGHH
- a CDS encoding TAT-variant-translocated molybdopterin oxidoreductase — its product is MDNKNFQKEKKAHWLSFELRDKTEETKELQRSEFFTSPDPIIARIKSGEFDRKTFLKLMGAGVAMTSLNCVRKPVEKIVPYVDLRVGDEGETYDFVKHGHSYYYATVHRGNGILVKARDGRPLKLEGNPEHPVSQGALGATEQAAIFDLYDPDRAQDPALIEGGKESKLEWSALDSKVREALNANKGKTVIVTRPLDSPATKGLIGEFLKAVGGGKHYEVSLTSAEEAVSKGQAASYGKGLIPNYHFDLANAILSIDCDFMGGWLSGAEHQKDFSKRRNLRKGGKDVNFYVAAESIPTLSGSNADLRLPIRPGDQTKFALAIAAALGELGANTKDALNGATLAGLATELGLDAENIKKTAKALWQNKGKSLVVAGGLSAATKDAVDLQILVNYLNSALDNDGKTVDHSNPKKEGLADYSGNLKELSAQLKQTKVGVLFLYDTNLVYQAGEEWKNLLHQAALVVSLSDRADETALASNYLAPTTHFLESWGDEEVTKGIFSIQQPAIRPLFRSRSFEDSLIQFAGGSLGGESVFYEYLKNSWVKKLGSKQKWEDLLRVGTTVKASDRKIATGASRGFNRGALKKISSTPAGIRLALYEKIAIGDGKGANNSLLQELPDPVTKVTWDNYVLISPQLAKEKSIQSNDVVIVKTANQSIELPAQIQPGMHKDTIGIAVGYGRTAAGVVGNGVGKNAYLLSESGVFSGISVTSIEKTGKTYKLACTQHHHMLSPGFGYPDRPLIQSTSIEDYRNDPASGKAESEIPKIKKDGKLVDARGGNPVFEYPGYRWGMSIDLTACTGCSACVIACQVENNIPAVGRDEVRVGREMHWIRIDRYYIGNPDKPEDLQIAHQPVMCQHCENAPCETVCPVLATVHGSEGTNDMIYNRCVGTRYCSNNCPFKVRRYNWAQHWYNETGAHKGGRVPRYLGLNPEVTVRGRGVMEKCTFCSSRIAEKKIQAKNEGRTLKDGELKTACQQTCPADAISFGNVNDKVSEVAKLSADPRAYRLLEYLNVGPAVAYLTRVRTKI
- a CDS encoding cytochrome c3 family protein, giving the protein MNKKALKLSVPLIAIAAVAYLIFSPSKYVGYSPDQPIPFNHKIHAGDNKVDCRYCHTGVETGAHATVPNTSTCMNCHSMVATQKPDIKYLIETYQKKQPLEWVKVHDLPDHVQFNHSRHIQRGVDCSQCHGNVAEMVKVKQVASLNMGYCVNCHRENNAPTDCSTCHR
- a CDS encoding endonuclease/exonuclease/phosphatase family protein, with protein sequence MKRAKKILKCDDRGQIFFQFLSITLSALTITCSVAADSSPFNLVISSFNAMFLYDEKGDTGKFPVNRQPRIPADFETIRALVLQNSPDIIGFQEIESESAIKMITNENYNCSATRTHGYSQEVGLCWKKALPNPMLSELPQLSLRPGLRKGLMAEFPFPQGKFTVISVHLKAGQSAEDQSERQEQIKVLGEILARKRRFVLLGDFNENLKSRRSSWNILKGELRLTTANYKAKSNCWQHKKGFIDYLITDQEWKPESFRQFKFKTDDGQYDGNPPEELRLSDHCPISGELIWRNDRSRRNSYIRN